The archaeon genome includes the window TCGTAGGAGAGTAGAGCGTAGGAGGCGGCGACCGCCATGATGTTGAGCATGCGCTGGAGGGTGCTGAGGGAGGTCTCGCCGAACTTGGCGCCGACTGCCTTGAGGAGCTCGTTGTAGGGGACTGGATAGATGTGGACCCCGCGCCTCCGGGCGAGCTCGAGGATGCCCTTGATGTCCGCGGAGAGGCCTGCCTTTGAAAGCTCAGCGGCCAGAGCTATTCGCGCGTCAGCTTCGATCGTCGGGACGCCGTCGAGGCGCTTGGTGTCCTGGTCGGGGTCGTAGATTATCGCACCTTCGGGCCGCACCTCGAGAGCGTGGCGGAAGATCGTTTCCTCCTCGAAGGTCGCGAGCATGTCGACGGTGTCGACGTGGGAGCGGATCTGGTCCTTGGAGACGCGGACCTGGAAGTAGCTGTGCTCACCCTTGATGTTAGAGTAGTATTCCCTCTTGCCGAATACGTAGAGCCCTCCGGACGCTGAGGCCCTGGCGAAGACGTTCGCAGAGGTGTCGACGCCGCTGCCCTGGACTCCACCGATCATCCAGGAGAAGTCGTTTCTCTTCAATTCCTGAGACATGGGGTCGCCTCCTCGTTTAAGAGTATAGCATTTATAGTAGTTATCAGTATATAGAATTCGTGGACGAGCTCAGGAAGGTGCAGAAGGTGGGGTGGTCGACTCTATCGGTGTCGATCCCTCAGGAGTTCGCGAAGAGGATGAGATTGGTGAAGGGGGACAGCCTGCTGGTCAGGGAGGACGTGGATGGGACTCTGAGGCTCATACCAACGACCAAGGCGAAGGAGGCAGGCAAGGCGATCATCAGGGCGGAGCAGGCTGGAGGGGACGAGATGCTGACGAAGCTTATCGTCGGGTCGTATGCGTTGGGGTATGATACGATCGAAGTGGTGGGGAGGGAGCCGCTGGCCCAGATGACAGTGGACCGCGTGGTGGGGACGGTCAAGAGGCTGAGGGGGATGGAAGTGGTGGAGTCGGACAGAAGGAGGATCGTGGCGCAGAGCTTCATGGACCCGACTAGGTTCCCGGTCGACTCGCTGGTCAAGAGGCTCCAGATCCTGGTGTCGCAGAGCCTCGAGTACGTGACGGATGCGCTCGACCTGAAGCAGACGGGGAGCCTCAACGAAGTCGCGAGGGTCCAAGAGCAAATCGACGAGCTTTACTGGCTCATCCTCCGCCAGCTGCTGGTCGCCCTCAACAGGAGGGAACTGGCGTCTGAGATTGGAATCGAGTCGCCGCTCCACGCGTCGGGGGACAGGGTCTCGGCGAAGACGCTGGACGAGATCGGGAGCATCATCAGGGATGTGGCCGAGGAGCTAGTCAGGCTCAGGGGTCAGGGGACCAAGATGGACCCCAGGATCGCAGAGACCATCAAGAAGCTGGCGGCGAAGTCGGGGGAGGCGTTCAACACGACGGTGGAAAGCCTGCTTGCGCCCGACATCAAGTTGGTCGCGAGGTCGGTGGAGCTGGTCGAGGAGGCGATGCAGATGGAGAGGGAGGTCTCTCACCAGATGCTCGAGTCGGGAGAGTACGGGTATGCGAGGGTGCTGGTGTCGCACTTCGGGCAGCTGGCAAGGTACTGCAACATCATCATCGAGATAGCATCCCACAGGCTCCTGAGGAAGACCAGCAGAGTCGCCGTCGTCCAGGCGTAGGCCCGTTCGTCAGGGTAGAACTATAACCGGTGGGCCGCCTCCTAAGCGTGTGGTCGAGCGGACGCTGCTTCAGAACAAGAAGACCTCCCTTCTCATCATAGCCGTCGTAGGGGGCCTCATCATCGTGGCGGCAGCGGCCCAGTACTATCCAACGCTGGCGGGATACCTCGGGCGGAACTCCCCGGCGACCAACTCGGGAGGAGGGAATTTGGTACTAGTCTCGAAGGAGTGCGCCCCAGAGCCTCGGGTGCCGGCAAACGAAAACGGTTCACAGGTCTCCTTCGAGGTGCTGGCAGGGAGCCCGCCAACCCAGACGACCACCGTAGTAGAATATTCGACCGCGACGGTCGGCTCTGGAACGGCGACGGCCAGCCCCGGAGGGTTTAGCGTTCTCAGCACTGGCCAATCGGTGGAGATTCACTGGAACCAGCTGGTGCTTACGGGGTCCTACCAGGTCGCTGATGGAGGCGTGGTAGCCGCGTGCGGGATCGCCTATTGCGAGGGAGCGAGTTGTACGCCTTCGACTGGGCTGACGACCGACAATGAGAACGTGACCACCGTTTACACCCAGACGTCGTGCCTGGAGGTGTGTTATGTGCCGCACACGACCACCACGCTGGGCCTGAAGGCGCTGTCGCCGGTGCTGCAGGTGGGGACGCCGTACACGTTCGCGTTCTACGCGGTCGATGGGACCGGGAAGGCGGCGGTGTGGACTTTGACCGTGACTTTCGTCGGGAACCAGTAGTCCTCCTCTGCTCAATAGATTCTTTATCGCAACCCGCTGAGGAGGCCGCTGTGCGGGGGTAACGAAGCCTGGTCAACCGTGCGGGACTCAAGATCCGGCCTTGCTTCGGATGGGGCATCCCGTCCCTTAGGGGTTCGTGGGTTCAAATCCCACCCCCCGCATTGAATATCGCAAAACCAGACACTCGCCTCTGGTTGGAGTCTGTCAGGACTGTACGGGGGGCCTACGGCCGACTTTTCCAGTCTTGTATGCCACGAGTATCACTGCGACAACGAACGCGACTCCCCCTGCGAGAACGAACCAGCCCACTAAATGGCCAGGGAAGGCGGATGTGGAAGGCTCCTGGAGCCAGTTGGTGAAGTTGTAGCTCGCAACTGGCGAACTCCCATTCGGTCCAAAGATTAACAGCTTCGGAGCTGATTTGGTGTTGTTCAGATGACCCCAATCTGGAATGGAGACCGACACCGTTTGAGAAGGGCGCACAGATATGGACGAAGCGTTGAGAGCTGCATGGGAACTCTGGTTGATTGAAAAGAGGACCATCGTGGTTTCGATGTCACTCGAAGTTGTCATTTCAACCCCGCTCTCAGTCGGGGAGATTGTCAGGTTGAGTGGAAGTTGTGACGAGGTGGTTAGTTGATAGCCCACAATGGACGATTCATTTCGCGGGATGATCACGGTGATCATTGAGGACGACTCTCCTGGATCTTGAATTGAAAACAGGATGCCTTTGGGAATCCCATAGACTTGGATGTTGTCCTCTTCAAACCCTACCACTCCTTGGACAGTGCTATTGAAAGTCAGGGTATTGCCGGGGTTCGTGAAAAATGAAGTTCCCTCAGATGTCACTATCTTTGTCGGTACGCTGGAGAAGACGTACGTATAGTAGGGATTTGTTGAGTTTACCGTAGAACTCCACTGAGAAGCCAGAATCCCCCTTAGTGCTAACCAGTTCCATTGCAAAGTTGTGGGCGTGATGACGTTGAAACTGTTCCACGTGAAGGACCCGCCACCTGCCACTCCCGTGTAGGAGAAGAGCCCATTATGGTAGCTCGCATGACGGGCCTGATTGCCGAAGTTGGGATCGGAGACATCGATGATAATACTACCATTTGAAGTCAGAGCGTACCCCGAAGCAACAACGGCATGTCCTTCCGAAGGACCAAGCGCGAGGATAACAGGCAGTCCGCTCTGTATGCTCTTCTCGAGTGCGAGTACGGAAGCCTGTTCATCCGTTGGGTTCAGCACTTGGTTGTTCGGATCATAGGTCTGATGGATGTAGATTGGGAAGGTGTTTTGCGAAAGACTATTGCCTCCCGTTTGACCAGACAACTCGCTCAAGTGCTTGCCCTGAGATGGGAAGAAGGGAAAGCTTAGGTCCCCTAGAGAGTAATGCCTGAAGTAGAGTATTGAACTGCTTGCAAATCCATAGCAATCTCCGCCATCGTTGAACACTCCGTAGTTTCGGAAGCTGTAGAAGTCAGCTAGGGGGTCCCAATTCGTGGTCACGTTGCCAATTGAGACTGTCAGTGCGCTAGTAGCGCTCGTTGTCGTGATTGTTTTAACGGAACAGGATGTCACTGTGTTGGTTTGACTGGTCGAGCTTGTGGAAGTGGTGAGGTAAGATGTTCGGATTGTTGATGTGACGGTCGAGTTCGACAACAAGGTATTGGTCGATGCAGATGTGCTGGTCGTGGCAATCGGGACTGTAGCAAGAATGGTCTGGTTTGAGGTGTATGTCGAGGTCGTGACCCCAGTTGTTTTCTTGACCGTAACGGTGGCTGAACTAAGAAGAACGCTTGTCGAGCTCGAGAGATAAGTCGAAGTTGTTGTATACGTGGAACCAAGGCTGCTTGATGAAAGAAGAGTGAGCGTTGTTGTAGTCGCAGTTGGGCTTGAGAATGATGTGCTATAGACCGAGGTGACCGTTGTGGTCAAGGGGCCGCCCGAGGTCGAAGTGGTATCACCAGGCAGAGTCGAGGTTGACAATATGGTCACGGTGCTGGTGACTGTAATCGTGCTCGATGTTTTGAAAGTCTGAGTGCTGCCAACGGGAGTCGTCGTCAGGTATTCGGTAGAGGTTGATGTCATCGTCGAAGCAAGGTAGCTTGTGGTGGTCACGTTGACTGGAACCAATACTGTTGAAGTCGAAGTGGATGTCGTTGGCCCGGTAGTGGAGGTCACTAGGTAGGAAGTGGTCACAACCGCAGTGAGTGTTGTCGTGCCCGATATTGTCGTTGTCGACCTTGAAGTGGATGATGAGAGAGTACTAGTGG containing:
- a CDS encoding phosphate uptake regulator PhoU, translated to MDELRKVQKVGWSTLSVSIPQEFAKRMRLVKGDSLLVREDVDGTLRLIPTTKAKEAGKAIIRAEQAGGDEMLTKLIVGSYALGYDTIEVVGREPLAQMTVDRVVGTVKRLRGMEVVESDRRRIVAQSFMDPTRFPVDSLVKRLQILVSQSLEYVTDALDLKQTGSLNEVARVQEQIDELYWLILRQLLVALNRRELASEIGIESPLHASGDRVSAKTLDEIGSIIRDVAEELVRLRGQGTKMDPRIAETIKKLAAKSGEAFNTTVESLLAPDIKLVARSVELVEEAMQMEREVSHQMLESGEYGYARVLVSHFGQLARYCNIIIEIASHRLLRKTSRVAVVQA